A genomic window from Oculatellaceae cyanobacterium includes:
- a CDS encoding molybdenum cofactor guanylyltransferase produces MLHLKNFGIILKAAMVMGNRINNQQITAIVLAGGQSSRMGRDKALISIQGTPLIRLICEVALGCTSQVYVVTPWKERYQEILPTNCQLILELPIAEDTKPHGALVGFSQGLSYVQTDWVLLLACDLPRLQLEVLQNWVEQLSNLSQAGSKDYIAVLPRSPKGWEPLCGFYHRRCLPILTEFIHQGGRSFQKWLVQHPVKELHVIDRQVLFNCNTPDDLAKIDQSMGKNQLK; encoded by the coding sequence ATGTTACACCTCAAAAACTTTGGCATAATTCTCAAGGCTGCAATGGTAATGGGTAATAGAATTAATAATCAACAAATAACTGCCATTGTGTTAGCAGGTGGACAAAGTTCTCGGATGGGTAGAGATAAAGCTTTAATATCCATCCAAGGTACGCCACTAATTAGACTAATTTGTGAAGTTGCTCTTGGGTGTACTTCACAAGTTTATGTAGTGACACCTTGGAAAGAAAGATATCAAGAAATTTTACCTACCAACTGCCAATTAATTTTAGAATTACCTATTGCAGAAGACACTAAACCACATGGCGCATTGGTTGGTTTTTCCCAAGGGTTAAGTTATGTACAAACTGATTGGGTATTATTACTTGCTTGTGATTTGCCACGTTTACAATTAGAAGTCTTACAAAATTGGGTAGAACAATTAAGTAATCTCTCACAAGCAGGTAGCAAAGATTATATCGCTGTTCTTCCCCGAAGCCCTAAAGGATGGGAACCATTATGTGGTTTTTACCACCGCCGTTGTTTACCAATACTGACAGAATTTATTCACCAGGGAGGGCGTTCTTTTCAAAAGTGGTTAGTTCAACATCCCGTGAAGGAATTGCACGTAATTGATCGCCAGGTATTATTTAATTGCAACACACCTGATGATTTAGCAAAAATTGATCAGTCTATGGGTAAAAATCAACTTAAATAA